The following proteins are co-located in the Dietzia timorensis genome:
- a CDS encoding amidohydrolase family protein translates to MSSNSADNERAPAGVELPADEVGRVRALCERLGIPGVIDVHTHFMPQNVLDKVWNYFDHAERLTGVPWPVAYRFGEAERVERLRELGVLRFTSLLYPHKPQMAQWLNEWATDFAARTPDCAHSATFYPEDGAGDYVAAAIDSGAQIFKAHVQVGGYDPADRLLDPVWGVLSDSRLPVVIHAGSGPEPGNHTGPEPIADVLRRFPKLALVAAHMGMPEYAAFIDFAERYENVYLDTTMVFTDFTERMHPFPAAERGRLAGLGDKVVLGSDFPNIPYPFVHQLEAIDSFGLGDEWTRKVLYDNPARLIGGGQ, encoded by the coding sequence ATGTCCTCTAATTCGGCAGACAACGAACGCGCGCCGGCCGGCGTCGAGCTCCCCGCCGACGAGGTGGGCCGTGTCCGCGCATTGTGCGAGCGCCTCGGCATCCCCGGCGTGATCGACGTCCACACTCACTTCATGCCACAGAACGTGCTCGACAAGGTGTGGAACTATTTCGACCACGCCGAGCGTCTCACCGGGGTGCCCTGGCCGGTGGCATACCGATTCGGCGAGGCCGAGCGGGTCGAGCGCCTGCGAGAGCTCGGCGTTCTCCGCTTCACTTCCCTTCTCTATCCCCATAAGCCGCAGATGGCGCAGTGGCTCAACGAGTGGGCCACGGACTTCGCCGCCCGGACCCCGGACTGCGCGCATTCGGCGACCTTCTATCCCGAGGATGGCGCCGGAGACTACGTCGCGGCCGCGATCGATTCCGGCGCGCAGATCTTCAAGGCCCACGTGCAGGTCGGGGGCTACGATCCCGCCGACCGATTACTCGATCCGGTGTGGGGCGTACTCTCCGATTCGCGGCTGCCCGTCGTCATACATGCTGGTTCTGGACCCGAGCCGGGGAACCATACCGGGCCCGAGCCGATCGCCGATGTGCTGCGGCGGTTCCCGAAACTCGCCCTCGTCGCGGCGCACATGGGGATGCCCGAATACGCGGCGTTTATCGATTTCGCCGAGCGGTACGAGAATGTGTACCTGGATACGACGATGGTGTTCACCGACTTCACCGAACGAATGCATCCGTTCCCGGCGGCCGAGCGCGGGCGGCTCGCAGGTCTCGGCGACAAGGTGGTTCTCGGCTCGGACTTTCCGAATATCCCGTATCCGTTCGTGCATCAGCTCGAGGCGATTGACAGTTTCGGGCTCGGCGATGAGTGGACGCGGAAAGTGCTGTACGACAATCCGGCGCGGTTGATCGGCGGTGGCCAGTAG